One region of Mycolicibacterium rhodesiae NBB3 genomic DNA includes:
- a CDS encoding acyl-CoA dehydrogenase family protein — protein sequence MSFDITPTAAQHDLARRTHEFAEQIIRPVAAEYDQRQEFPWPVLEEAANQGFYSPLFYRDLIGDPTGLSLPMFMEELFWGCAGIGLAVVMPALALSAIGQAASPEQMLEWAPECFGTPGDLKLAALAISEPEGGSDVRNLRTTARRDGSGPDADWIINGHKMWIGNGGIANVHVVNAVVDQDLGHKGQALFVVPGGTPGLEMVRKLDKMGCRASHTAELKFNDVRVPAANLLGGQDKLDHKLAKAREAVEGAAHSGSATLGTFEQTRPMVAAQALGIARAAMEYATEYANRREAFGAPIIDHQGIAFPLADLATAIDAARLLTWRASWMAASGVPFERGEGSMSKLAASEVAVKTTERAIQTMGGWGYIKDHPVEKWYRDAKLYTIFEGTSEIQRIVISNALGAADGKPPLHFDLEPSGGPFNRMFGRGTPVRTQVGSAALSAKDRIPAPIMGLAMKVLRPPRK from the coding sequence ATGAGCTTCGATATCACCCCAACCGCGGCACAGCACGACCTCGCGCGCCGCACCCACGAATTCGCCGAGCAGATCATCCGTCCGGTCGCCGCCGAGTACGACCAGCGCCAGGAGTTTCCGTGGCCGGTACTCGAGGAGGCAGCGAACCAGGGTTTCTACAGTCCGCTGTTCTACCGCGACCTGATCGGCGATCCCACAGGGCTTTCCCTGCCCATGTTCATGGAGGAGCTGTTCTGGGGCTGCGCCGGAATCGGCCTGGCTGTGGTGATGCCCGCGTTGGCGCTGTCGGCGATAGGTCAGGCCGCGTCTCCTGAGCAAATGCTGGAGTGGGCGCCCGAATGCTTCGGAACGCCGGGCGATCTGAAGTTGGCCGCGCTGGCCATCTCCGAGCCAGAGGGCGGCAGCGACGTACGCAACCTGCGCACCACCGCCCGCCGCGACGGGTCGGGACCGGACGCCGACTGGATCATCAACGGCCACAAGATGTGGATCGGAAATGGCGGCATCGCCAACGTTCACGTCGTCAATGCCGTCGTCGACCAGGATCTCGGGCACAAAGGACAGGCGTTGTTCGTCGTGCCCGGTGGGACCCCGGGCCTGGAGATGGTTCGCAAGCTCGACAAGATGGGTTGCCGCGCGTCGCACACTGCGGAGTTGAAGTTCAACGACGTCCGGGTTCCCGCGGCGAACCTGCTCGGCGGACAGGACAAGCTGGACCATAAACTCGCGAAGGCCCGCGAAGCCGTCGAGGGTGCGGCTCATTCCGGTTCAGCCACGCTCGGCACCTTTGAGCAGACGCGGCCGATGGTAGCGGCACAGGCTCTCGGGATCGCCAGAGCTGCAATGGAATACGCGACCGAGTACGCCAACCGACGTGAGGCGTTCGGAGCGCCTATCATCGACCACCAGGGCATCGCTTTTCCGCTCGCCGATCTCGCGACGGCGATCGACGCGGCCCGGTTGCTCACCTGGCGGGCCTCATGGATGGCGGCAAGCGGAGTCCCGTTCGAACGCGGCGAAGGATCGATGTCGAAGCTGGCGGCCAGCGAGGTGGCAGTGAAGACCACCGAGCGCGCGATACAAACCATGGGCGGTTGGGGTTACATCAAGGACCATCCCGTCGAGAAGTGGTACCGGGATGCCAAGCTCTACACCATCTTCGAGGGCACCAGCGAGATTCAGCGTATCGTGATCTCCAACGCACTCGGTGCGGCTGACGGTAAGCCGCCGCTGCACTTCGACCTCGAACCCTCCGGCGGTCCGTTCAACCGCATGTTCGGCCGCGGGACACCGGTGCGGACCCAGGTCGGCAGCGCGGCGCTCTCGGCGAAGGATCGCATCCCCGCCCCGATCATGGGTTTGGCGATGAAGGTGTTGCGCCCGCCCCGCAAGTGA
- a CDS encoding PPOX class F420-dependent oxidoreductase, giving the protein MARKYATSDAVDLPELLEFIRPRHHLVLTTFRSDGSLQSSPVTGGVDDQGRIVISSYPQRAKSANIRRTPRASITVLSEDFNGPYVQVDGDAEVIDLPDAVEPLVDYFRAISGEHPDWDEYRQAMVDQGKCLIRVTPTRWGPVATGGFPPPQ; this is encoded by the coding sequence ATGGCCAGAAAGTACGCGACCTCCGACGCCGTCGATCTGCCCGAATTGCTCGAGTTCATCAGACCGCGACATCACTTGGTACTCACAACGTTTCGATCGGACGGATCGTTGCAGAGTTCGCCGGTGACCGGCGGCGTGGATGATCAAGGTCGCATTGTGATCTCCAGCTATCCGCAGCGAGCCAAGTCCGCCAACATCCGGCGCACCCCACGCGCCAGCATCACCGTGCTCTCCGAGGACTTCAACGGACCCTACGTGCAGGTCGACGGGGATGCCGAGGTGATCGACCTGCCGGACGCCGTCGAGCCGCTGGTCGATTACTTCCGCGCCATCTCCGGAGAGCATCCCGACTGGGACGAGTACCGGCAAGCGATGGTGGACCAGGGCAAGTGCCTGATCCGAGTGACGCCCACGCGGTGGGGGCCGGTGGCGACGGGTGGCTTCCCGCCGCCACAGTAG
- a CDS encoding membrane protein, giving the protein MADNGTVVELRVHGVSGTPPEALLSCPTEFLELRAGDKSAGFYRRQQWIDDAQKPIDGRRSAWRRVMEAYSWGGLTSGPASRAVWLLFLPFIFISLAHWMLPPTAGPRRAAAIAVALLRLIALSFTLTLMLASAVAVMDVTVWQCVGLDYCAAQWSPLSFLASMPRGTQLALSAVPLVVVIAVLWRLGKEDVRVGGRPPNPAVTADEVPLESDAFWCTDPSVMRLRICHVMAWTSGVGALTLAAPLSHSTSVSGVSLLAANGVILTLAALATAWNRATARGGTGADRLTRPLLLLRWIALALLVVSLVWVAVTDVPYPVAPTHLPGLRGAIYVVLGVQVVLLIALFVCTGWSMRGGPKVPDAAWRPTLNGYTGPFVALIAWLLGGAFSVGVGLLTAQILGDAVISTAAANAEIGRRTTILGNAGATLADRVSVLHADAPLIVPPPYLWVAMAVVVLIVVTIVAVLVVWLWVIPRRARAELPAVLADHPDAPATGARARQVARARAVASLTDTGIALIAGLAVTSVVVIAALTAWYVSERGGFDSLPGYSPTITSASIFITLTLVVGLLLIAVQAYRDRQMRRVVGVLWDVITFWPRANHPLTPPCYAERTVPELLERLRRLVAEPDTRVVVAAHSQGTVIAAATFLQHDDDSRDRVALLTFGSPLRRLYARNFPAYFGTDALPRLAKLQEARWINLWSLSDPIGSWVSDTTNRSMTQALTDVDFRVLDVESLAAGPGGIYPPICGHSGFWVRPEFSQAVAELETTVTPSGVETDTSAAPPPSEKAL; this is encoded by the coding sequence ATGGCCGACAACGGCACCGTCGTCGAACTCCGGGTGCACGGGGTGTCCGGGACGCCGCCCGAGGCGCTGCTCAGCTGTCCGACCGAGTTCCTCGAGCTACGGGCGGGGGACAAGTCCGCCGGTTTTTACCGCAGGCAACAGTGGATCGACGACGCCCAGAAGCCCATCGACGGTCGGCGCTCGGCATGGCGACGCGTGATGGAGGCCTACTCCTGGGGCGGTCTGACGTCCGGGCCCGCCAGCCGAGCGGTGTGGCTGCTGTTCCTGCCGTTCATCTTCATCAGCCTGGCGCACTGGATGCTTCCCCCCACGGCCGGTCCGCGCCGCGCGGCGGCGATCGCTGTGGCGCTGCTACGGTTGATCGCCCTGTCGTTCACGCTGACCCTGATGCTCGCGTCGGCGGTCGCCGTGATGGATGTGACGGTGTGGCAGTGCGTGGGGCTGGATTATTGCGCCGCGCAATGGAGTCCGCTGTCATTTCTCGCGTCGATGCCACGCGGGACGCAGTTGGCGCTCAGCGCAGTGCCCCTGGTCGTGGTCATCGCGGTGTTGTGGCGGCTGGGCAAGGAGGATGTGCGAGTAGGCGGCAGGCCGCCGAATCCCGCGGTGACGGCCGACGAGGTGCCGCTGGAATCGGATGCCTTCTGGTGCACGGACCCTTCCGTCATGCGATTGCGCATCTGCCATGTGATGGCGTGGACGTCGGGGGTCGGCGCACTGACGCTTGCGGCGCCGCTGAGTCACTCCACGTCCGTGTCTGGAGTCAGCCTGCTCGCCGCCAATGGCGTCATTCTGACACTCGCCGCGTTGGCCACGGCCTGGAACCGCGCCACCGCGCGGGGAGGTACGGGGGCGGACCGGTTGACGCGCCCGCTTCTGTTGTTGCGCTGGATTGCATTGGCTCTCCTGGTCGTATCGCTGGTCTGGGTCGCGGTCACCGACGTGCCGTATCCGGTCGCTCCGACGCACCTCCCGGGGCTGCGCGGGGCGATCTACGTCGTGCTTGGTGTGCAGGTAGTGCTGCTGATCGCGTTGTTCGTGTGTACCGGATGGTCGATGCGCGGCGGCCCGAAGGTGCCGGACGCCGCGTGGCGCCCGACGCTGAACGGGTACACAGGGCCCTTCGTCGCGCTGATCGCCTGGCTGCTCGGCGGTGCGTTCAGTGTGGGCGTCGGACTGCTGACCGCACAGATCCTCGGTGACGCGGTGATCTCGACCGCGGCGGCCAACGCTGAGATCGGTAGAAGGACAACGATACTCGGCAATGCCGGTGCCACATTGGCGGACAGGGTTTCGGTGCTGCACGCCGACGCCCCGCTGATCGTGCCGCCGCCCTATCTCTGGGTGGCGATGGCCGTCGTGGTGCTCATCGTCGTGACGATCGTCGCCGTATTGGTCGTCTGGCTGTGGGTGATTCCGAGAAGGGCGAGAGCCGAACTGCCCGCGGTGCTCGCGGATCATCCAGATGCCCCGGCAACAGGAGCGCGAGCCAGGCAGGTCGCGAGGGCGCGCGCGGTGGCGTCCTTGACCGACACCGGCATCGCGTTGATCGCAGGCCTGGCAGTGACTTCCGTGGTAGTCATTGCGGCGCTCACCGCCTGGTATGTCTCCGAGCGAGGCGGATTCGATTCGCTGCCGGGTTATTCGCCGACGATCACCAGCGCGAGCATCTTCATCACGCTGACATTGGTGGTCGGACTGCTGCTCATTGCGGTGCAGGCGTATCGGGATCGTCAGATGCGCCGAGTGGTGGGCGTGCTGTGGGATGTCATCACGTTCTGGCCGCGCGCGAACCATCCGCTGACACCGCCGTGCTACGCCGAACGCACGGTGCCCGAACTGCTGGAGCGTCTCCGAAGGCTGGTCGCAGAACCCGACACCCGCGTGGTGGTCGCAGCGCACAGCCAGGGCACGGTCATCGCGGCCGCAACGTTTTTGCAGCACGACGACGACAGCAGAGACCGCGTGGCGCTGCTGACGTTCGGTTCACCGCTGCGCCGGTTATACGCACGAAACTTCCCGGCCTACTTCGGAACCGACGCCCTGCCGCGCTTGGCGAAGCTGCAGGAGGCGCGGTGGATCAACCTCTGGTCGCTGTCCGATCCGATCGGATCGTGGGTGAGCGACACGACCAACCGCAGCATGACGCAGGCACTGACCGATGTGGACTTTCGCGTGCTCGATGTCGAGTCGCTCGCGGCCGGACCAGGCGGCATCTATCCGCCGATATGCGGCCACTCGGGATTCTGGGTCCGGCCCGAATTCTCGCAGGCGGTAGCCGAATTGGAGACGACGGTGACGCCCTCGGGCGTCGAGACCGACACCAGCGCAGCGCCACCGCCATCTGAGAAGGCCTTGTAG
- a CDS encoding class I SAM-dependent methyltransferase — MLTVDYDRLGVGAGTKVIDVGCGAGRHTFEAYRRGADVVGFDQNVADLNDVDEILQAMKEKGEVPASAKAQVVKGDALELPYADGTFDCVIASEILEHVPEDDRAISELVRVLKPGGSLAITVPRWLPEKVCWILSDEYHANEGGHIRIYKADALRDKVLAHGLKLTDTHHAHALHAPYWWLKCAVGTEKSDHPAVTAYHKLLVWDMMSRPWLTRTAESVLNPLIGKSVAMYFEKPVVSVAVS, encoded by the coding sequence ATGCTGACTGTCGACTATGACCGGCTCGGTGTCGGCGCCGGCACGAAGGTGATCGACGTCGGCTGCGGTGCCGGCAGGCACACCTTCGAGGCCTATCGCCGCGGCGCCGACGTCGTCGGCTTCGATCAGAACGTCGCCGATCTCAACGACGTCGATGAGATCTTGCAGGCGATGAAGGAGAAGGGCGAGGTGCCCGCTTCCGCGAAGGCTCAGGTGGTCAAGGGTGATGCCCTCGAGTTGCCCTACGCCGACGGCACTTTCGACTGCGTCATCGCATCGGAGATCCTCGAGCATGTGCCCGAAGACGACAGGGCGATCTCAGAACTGGTTCGCGTGCTCAAACCAGGTGGCTCGCTGGCGATCACGGTGCCGCGCTGGCTGCCCGAGAAGGTGTGCTGGATCCTGTCCGACGAGTACCACGCCAACGAGGGCGGGCACATTCGGATCTACAAGGCCGACGCACTGCGCGACAAGGTCCTCGCTCACGGTCTGAAACTCACCGACACCCATCACGCACATGCATTGCACGCGCCGTACTGGTGGCTGAAATGCGCTGTCGGAACCGAGAAGTCGGATCATCCGGCGGTGACGGCTTATCACAAGCTGTTGGTGTGGGACATGATGAGCCGTCCCTGGCTCACGCGGACGGCGGAGTCGGTGCTGAACCCGCTGATCGGCAAGAGCGTCGCGATGTATTTCGAGAAGCCGGTGGTGTCCGTTGCTGTCTCCTAA
- a CDS encoding class I SAM-dependent methyltransferase, with translation MSTANTALSEGADSPLPDAAARLFALADQVTGFMPADEGRTLYDTAVRYLGDGVGVEIGTYCGKSTVLLGAAAQQSGGVVYTIDHHHGSEEHQAGWEYHDETMVDPVTGLFDTLPTLRHTLDAAGVDDHVVAVVGRSTTVARGWRTPLRLLFIDGGHTEEAAQRDFDGWVRWVEVGGALIIHDVFPNPDDGGQAPYHVYRRALDTGDFREVLATGSMRVLERVSGVPGEAL, from the coding sequence GTGAGCACTGCCAACACTGCCCTCTCTGAGGGTGCCGATAGCCCCCTGCCCGACGCCGCCGCGCGCCTGTTCGCCCTCGCCGATCAGGTGACCGGATTCATGCCCGCCGACGAGGGACGCACGCTGTACGACACCGCAGTGCGGTACCTCGGGGACGGCGTGGGCGTCGAGATCGGCACCTACTGCGGAAAGTCGACGGTCCTGCTCGGCGCCGCCGCCCAGCAGTCCGGCGGAGTCGTCTACACCATCGACCACCACCACGGTTCCGAAGAGCACCAGGCGGGCTGGGAGTACCACGACGAGACGATGGTGGATCCGGTGACCGGACTGTTCGACACGCTGCCCACACTGCGGCACACGCTCGATGCCGCAGGGGTGGATGACCACGTCGTCGCGGTGGTCGGACGGTCGACGACGGTGGCGCGTGGATGGCGAACACCGTTGCGGCTGTTGTTCATCGACGGTGGACACACCGAGGAGGCCGCGCAACGCGACTTCGACGGCTGGGTCCGGTGGGTCGAGGTCGGCGGCGCGCTGATCATCCACGACGTGTTCCCGAACCCGGACGACGGCGGCCAGGCGCCATATCACGTCTACCGAAGGGCGCTGGACACGGGCGATTTCCGCGAGGTGTTGGCGACGGGCTCGATGCGCGTGCTCGAGCGCGTATCGGGCGTACCCGGCGAGGCGCTGTAG
- a CDS encoding TetR/AcrR family transcriptional regulator, translating into MSDATMESTRRRLTAKQADTVDRLGRAAVELLCRDGFTGLTVRRVAAEAGVGAATAYTYFSSKEHLVAEVFWRRLVASPPAVHDSGDPPARVIEVLRHIALLVADEPEFAGAVTNALLGRDPDVEVLRLRIGRDIRDRLTAALGPDIDPDVIDSLEMLYSGALVRAGMGYASYAEIAARLEKSARLILR; encoded by the coding sequence GTGTCCGACGCGACCATGGAGTCGACTCGGCGCCGTCTGACCGCCAAGCAGGCCGACACCGTCGATCGGCTGGGTAGGGCCGCGGTCGAGCTCCTGTGCCGAGATGGTTTCACCGGCCTGACCGTGCGCCGGGTGGCCGCCGAAGCCGGTGTCGGCGCCGCCACCGCCTACACCTACTTCTCGTCCAAGGAGCACCTCGTCGCCGAGGTGTTCTGGCGCCGGCTCGTCGCATCACCGCCGGCCGTACACGATTCCGGCGACCCGCCGGCGCGCGTCATCGAGGTGCTTCGCCACATCGCACTGCTCGTCGCCGACGAACCCGAGTTCGCGGGCGCGGTGACCAATGCGCTGCTGGGCCGAGACCCCGACGTGGAGGTGCTGCGATTGCGCATCGGGCGCGACATCCGCGACCGGCTCACCGCGGCGTTGGGCCCCGATATCGATCCCGATGTCATCGACTCGTTGGAGATGCTGTACTCGGGCGCGCTCGTCCGTGCCGGGATGGGGTACGCGTCGTATGCGGAAATCGCTGCGCGACTGGAGAAATCGGCGCGGCTGATTCTGCGTTAG
- a CDS encoding DUF3224 domain-containing protein, whose amino-acid sequence MTTQINALFEIASWDETPFEDGDSEGDEETKLTEALVKKRYSGDIDATSTTKWLMAYAPDKSATYVGVEHVTGIVGGRRGGLVLMHDGKFTDGVATAVIRVVSGTGELAGATGSGTFRADPAGSVVLDLDG is encoded by the coding sequence ATGACCACCCAAATAAACGCGTTGTTCGAGATCGCCAGCTGGGACGAGACACCGTTCGAGGACGGCGACTCAGAAGGTGATGAGGAGACCAAGCTCACCGAGGCGCTGGTGAAGAAGCGGTACTCCGGAGACATCGACGCCACCTCGACGACCAAGTGGCTGATGGCCTACGCGCCGGACAAATCCGCAACGTATGTCGGCGTCGAGCACGTCACCGGAATCGTCGGCGGCCGGCGTGGGGGCCTGGTCCTCATGCACGACGGCAAATTCACCGACGGTGTCGCGACGGCGGTCATACGCGTCGTGTCGGGCACCGGCGAACTCGCCGGCGCGACCGGAAGCGGCACGTTTCGCGCCGACCCCGCGGGTTCTGTCGTACTGGACCTGGACGGCTGA
- a CDS encoding flavin reductase family protein gives MEAFEKLVSMLDYPMYVVTTSAGDKRAGCLVGFTSQVSIGPPRFLVGLSNKNQTYRVAQNATHLAVHLLPRTHRELARLFGSETGDRVDKFSRCEWHEGLRGLPILDDAAGWFVGEVLGRYELGDHIGHLLEPIAGDAPEKFDQLVTFADVRDLEPGHEA, from the coding sequence ATGGAAGCCTTCGAGAAGCTGGTCTCAATGCTGGACTATCCCATGTACGTCGTCACCACAAGCGCCGGCGACAAACGGGCGGGTTGCCTGGTGGGGTTCACCAGTCAGGTCAGCATCGGACCGCCGCGGTTTCTCGTCGGACTGTCGAACAAGAACCAGACCTACCGTGTCGCCCAGAACGCCACGCATCTGGCCGTCCATCTGCTGCCGCGGACGCACCGCGAACTGGCGCGGCTGTTCGGCAGCGAGACCGGCGATCGCGTGGACAAGTTCAGTCGCTGTGAGTGGCATGAGGGTCTGCGTGGGCTGCCGATCCTCGACGACGCGGCGGGGTGGTTCGTCGGTGAGGTGCTCGGTCGTTACGAGCTCGGAGACCACATCGGGCATCTGCTCGAGCCGATTGCCGGAGACGCCCCCGAGAAGTTCGACCAGCTGGTGACCTTCGCCGATGTCCGCGATCTGGAGCCTGGGCACGAGGCCTGA
- a CDS encoding TetR/AcrR family transcriptional regulator: protein MAASIIERGFRDSTVADIVRHARTSKRTFYEHFASKEHCLIELLYRNNETLITNIRAAVDPEADWQDQISQAVDAYVTHIEARPAITLSWIRELPALGAVAQPLHRVAMEHLIDMLVDLSDSPGFRRAQIPPTSRPLALILLGGLRELTALFVEDGRDVRGIVEPAATASRAILGPR, encoded by the coding sequence ATGGCCGCGTCGATCATCGAGCGCGGCTTCCGCGACTCCACCGTCGCCGACATCGTCCGGCACGCCCGCACTTCCAAGCGCACCTTCTACGAGCATTTCGCGAGCAAGGAACACTGCTTGATCGAGCTGCTCTACCGCAACAACGAAACCCTGATCACCAACATCCGCGCCGCCGTCGACCCGGAAGCAGACTGGCAGGACCAGATCAGCCAGGCCGTCGACGCCTACGTCACCCACATCGAGGCTCGACCCGCCATCACACTGAGCTGGATCCGCGAACTCCCCGCATTGGGCGCCGTGGCCCAGCCACTGCATCGCGTGGCGATGGAGCACCTGATCGATATGCTCGTCGACCTCAGCGACAGTCCCGGTTTCCGGCGCGCGCAGATCCCACCAACCTCCCGCCCACTGGCGTTGATCCTGCTCGGCGGCCTGCGCGAGCTCACCGCGCTGTTCGTCGAGGACGGGCGTGACGTGCGCGGCATCGTCGAACCGGCCGCCACCGCCTCGCGGGCCATCCTCGGCCCGCGCTAA
- a CDS encoding prenyltransferase, with amino-acid sequence MPGILTPAQCRQTARSIAATQESTGAIPWFEGGHTDPWDHVENAMALTAAGLLEPARAAFEWCRTTQRADGSWPIQFRNGVIEDFNSDSNFCAYIATGVWHHVLITRDRRFAETMWPVVTKAVDFVLDMQLSGGEIAWAKSPNGLEPEALLTGCSSIYHSLRCALALADYFGDPQPEWELAVGRLGHVIAEHPDAFVTKDRWSMEWYYPVLGGAMRGAAAQARIDERWDDFVVAGLGIRCVDDRPWVTGAETCELVMALDAIGNSARAREQFASMHHLREGDGSYWTGLVYADGKRWPVERTTWTGAAMILAADALSRTTAANGIFRGADLPRGLEGEYDCECATSDR; translated from the coding sequence GTGCCCGGCATACTGACGCCGGCGCAGTGCCGTCAGACCGCTCGGTCGATCGCCGCCACGCAGGAGTCAACGGGCGCGATTCCGTGGTTCGAAGGCGGACACACCGACCCGTGGGATCACGTGGAGAACGCGATGGCGCTGACGGCGGCCGGACTCCTCGAGCCCGCCCGTGCCGCATTCGAATGGTGCCGCACGACGCAGCGCGCGGACGGCTCATGGCCCATCCAGTTCCGCAACGGCGTCATCGAGGACTTCAACAGCGACAGCAACTTCTGCGCGTACATCGCGACCGGAGTCTGGCACCACGTGTTGATCACCCGCGATCGGCGGTTCGCCGAGACGATGTGGCCGGTGGTCACCAAGGCCGTCGACTTCGTCCTCGACATGCAGCTCAGCGGCGGCGAAATCGCTTGGGCCAAAAGCCCGAACGGCTTGGAGCCCGAGGCGCTGCTGACCGGATGCTCAAGCATCTACCACAGCCTGCGGTGCGCGCTGGCCCTCGCGGACTACTTCGGGGATCCGCAGCCGGAGTGGGAGCTCGCCGTCGGTCGTCTCGGCCACGTGATCGCCGAGCACCCGGACGCGTTCGTGACCAAGGATCGATGGTCGATGGAGTGGTACTACCCGGTGCTCGGCGGTGCGATGCGTGGTGCCGCCGCGCAGGCGCGCATCGACGAGCGCTGGGACGACTTCGTCGTGGCCGGACTCGGCATCCGCTGCGTCGACGACAGGCCGTGGGTCACCGGAGCAGAAACCTGTGAGCTGGTCATGGCTTTGGATGCGATCGGCAATTCGGCCCGCGCCCGCGAGCAATTCGCGTCGATGCACCATCTGCGTGAAGGGGACGGTTCCTACTGGACCGGCCTGGTGTACGCCGACGGCAAGCGGTGGCCGGTAGAGCGCACCACGTGGACCGGCGCGGCGATGATTCTCGCGGCCGACGCGTTGTCGCGGACCACCGCGGCCAACGGCATCTTCCGCGGCGCAGACCTGCCGCGTGGCCTCGAGGGCGAGTACGACTGCGAGTGCGCGACAAGCGATCGCTAG
- a CDS encoding glycosyltransferase family 4 protein: MRIALLSYRSKTHCGGQGVYVRHLSRGLVELGHDVEVFSGQPYPGGLDPRVRLTKVPSLDLYREPDPFRIPWPNEIKTSIDLRELLTTWTAGFPEPKTFSLRAARLLAERLDEFDVVHDNQCLGSGLLKIADLGLPVVATVHHPITRDRVLDVSAAKWWRKPLVRRWYGFAEMQKDVARRIPELLTVSSTSAADIAEDFGVSPDQLRVVPLGVDTELFKPAERRVRNRIIAIASADVPLKGVAHLLNAVARLRVERDLELQLVAKLEPNGPTEKLIAELGISDIVHSSSGLTDAELADLLASAEVACIPSLYEGFSLPAVEAMASGTPIVASRAGALPEVVGVDGECARLVTPADVDELTRVLGELLDSPIERGRLGANGRQRALDVFSWESVAAQTVAVYEQARERVAKC; encoded by the coding sequence ATGCGCATTGCACTGCTGTCGTACCGGAGCAAAACCCATTGCGGAGGGCAAGGGGTCTATGTCCGCCACCTCTCGCGCGGCCTCGTGGAACTCGGCCATGACGTCGAGGTGTTTTCGGGGCAGCCGTACCCCGGTGGCCTCGATCCGCGGGTGCGCCTGACCAAGGTGCCCAGCCTCGACCTCTACCGCGAGCCCGACCCGTTCCGCATTCCCTGGCCGAACGAGATCAAGACGAGCATCGACCTGCGCGAGTTGCTGACCACCTGGACAGCGGGCTTCCCGGAGCCGAAGACGTTCAGTCTGCGCGCCGCGCGTCTGCTGGCCGAGCGCCTCGACGAATTCGACGTGGTGCACGACAACCAGTGCCTCGGCTCCGGTCTGCTGAAGATCGCCGATCTAGGCCTGCCGGTCGTGGCGACCGTGCACCACCCGATCACCCGCGATCGCGTGCTGGACGTGTCGGCGGCGAAGTGGTGGCGCAAGCCGTTGGTGCGGCGCTGGTACGGCTTCGCCGAGATGCAGAAGGATGTCGCCCGGCGAATCCCCGAGCTGTTGACCGTCTCGTCCACATCGGCCGCCGATATCGCCGAGGACTTCGGGGTGTCGCCCGACCAGCTGCGCGTCGTGCCTCTCGGTGTGGACACCGAACTGTTCAAACCCGCCGAGCGTCGGGTGCGGAACCGCATCATCGCGATCGCCAGTGCCGACGTGCCCCTCAAGGGCGTCGCCCATCTGCTGAACGCCGTCGCACGCCTGCGCGTCGAACGTGACCTGGAACTGCAACTCGTCGCCAAGCTCGAGCCCAACGGGCCGACCGAGAAGCTGATCGCGGAGCTGGGTATCTCCGACATCGTGCACAGCTCCAGCGGGCTGACCGACGCCGAACTCGCCGACCTGTTGGCGTCGGCTGAAGTCGCTTGCATCCCTTCGCTTTACGAGGGTTTTTCACTGCCTGCCGTGGAAGCGATGGCCAGTGGCACGCCTATCGTCGCGAGCCGCGCGGGCGCGCTGCCCGAGGTGGTCGGCGTCGACGGCGAATGCGCCCGGTTGGTCACGCCCGCCGACGTCGACGAGCTGACCAGGGTGCTCGGCGAACTTCTCGACTCGCCGATCGAGCGGGGTCGACTCGGGGCCAACGGGCGCCAGCGCGCGCTCGACGTGTTCAGTTGGGAATCCGTTGCCGCACAGACGGTTGCGGTGTACGAGCAGGCACGTGAGCGGGTTGCGAAATGCTGA